One window of Thalassovita mediterranea genomic DNA carries:
- a CDS encoding GNAT family N-acetyltransferase has product MEKNRFRLLRFDKVTEDLWSQFHALRDARPRYNDPFFDPEYARLVSQVRPDARLGLAFEGDELIGAWPIHRRPGAWARPIGGPFSDWHGPVLSVKTDLTAHAFLRGMGVLGMSSFGWLPQDSESEGRLTIAGANMSDVSAGWDSFMENQGERWPKHFKKMRRLARNMERDFSEVEFRFDDQSDDTFSRLIFLKREQFRRTGRHDVLGTRWAHQLLDALRHQKDESFRLRLISLHLDGQHAASELVLQSRNVMHGWITAYEADYAQYSPGNFVVQFMLEEMANRDGPKVYDAGPGLDHYKRHYSNFQLPVGSGVVRSRALAIRPDRILGYAWRTGEQKLNDRVSGVMKSARRRLDQVCISEIKPAGRLMGIGNSLRRTAAAIDLADTSASS; this is encoded by the coding sequence ATGGAAAAGAACCGCTTTCGCCTCCTGCGTTTCGATAAAGTGACCGAGGATCTGTGGTCGCAATTTCACGCGCTGCGCGATGCGCGCCCTCGCTACAATGATCCTTTCTTCGATCCGGAATATGCGCGGCTTGTTTCGCAAGTGCGGCCGGATGCGCGCCTCGGACTGGCATTTGAGGGCGACGAACTCATCGGTGCCTGGCCGATCCACAGAAGGCCCGGCGCCTGGGCGCGTCCGATAGGTGGGCCGTTCTCCGACTGGCATGGGCCGGTTCTGTCAGTGAAGACAGATCTTACAGCGCATGCTTTCCTGCGCGGTATGGGCGTGCTCGGCATGTCGAGCTTTGGCTGGTTGCCGCAGGACAGTGAAAGTGAAGGTCGTCTGACTATTGCAGGCGCAAATATGAGCGACGTCAGTGCTGGCTGGGACAGCTTCATGGAAAATCAGGGCGAGCGCTGGCCCAAGCATTTCAAGAAGATGCGCCGGCTTGCCCGCAACATGGAGCGCGATTTCTCCGAAGTCGAATTCCGCTTTGACGACCAGAGTGACGACACGTTCAGCCGCCTCATCTTCCTCAAGCGTGAGCAGTTCAGGCGCACAGGCCGCCACGACGTGCTCGGCACGCGTTGGGCCCATCAACTGCTCGACGCGCTTCGTCACCAGAAAGATGAAAGCTTCCGGCTGCGACTGATCAGCCTGCATCTCGATGGACAGCATGCTGCCAGTGAACTGGTGCTCCAGTCGCGCAATGTGATGCATGGGTGGATTACCGCCTATGAGGCTGATTATGCGCAGTATTCCCCCGGCAATTTCGTTGTCCAGTTCATGCTGGAAGAGATGGCCAACCGTGATGGACCAAAGGTCTATGATGCCGGCCCGGGCCTCGACCACTACAAGCGCCACTATTCCAATTTTCAGCTGCCTGTCGGCTCCGGCGTTGTGCGCAGCCGCGCGCTCGCTATCCGGCCGGACCGTATCCTTGGCTACGCCTGGCGCACGGGCGAGCAGAAGCTGAATGATCGCGTGTCGGGTGTCATGAAATCAGCCCGCCGCCGCCTCGATCAGGTCTGCATCAGTGAGATCAAACCTGCTGGCCGTCTCATGGGCATTGGCAACTCATTGCGGCGCACTGCGGCAGCTATTGATCTTGCCGACACTAGTGCGTCCAGTTAA
- a CDS encoding histidine phosphatase family protein — MSAAKREKAKTARGPIIVSRHGRPALDRTAGPRLDWREYRDWWDRYEIGSLAEGQQAPENLKAAVADADIVLSSTAPRAIETAILASGREPETFPVFVEAPLPPPRLRNRKYLPKTWNVIARTAWLYGHSLDGESNRQARERANKAAQHLHEAAADGKVYLAAHGWFNRMLRPAMARIGWVCVRDGGDNYWSYRIYEYRGKS; from the coding sequence ATGAGTGCAGCCAAGCGCGAAAAAGCCAAAACAGCGCGCGGGCCGATCATCGTTTCCCGTCATGGCCGTCCAGCTCTGGACCGGACGGCTGGGCCGCGACTGGACTGGCGTGAATACCGCGACTGGTGGGACCGCTATGAGATCGGCAGCCTTGCCGAAGGCCAGCAGGCACCTGAGAACCTCAAGGCCGCTGTCGCCGACGCTGATATTGTCCTCAGCTCAACAGCGCCCCGTGCAATCGAGACGGCGATACTGGCCTCAGGCCGTGAGCCGGAAACCTTTCCGGTCTTCGTGGAAGCTCCATTGCCACCGCCGCGCCTGCGCAACCGCAAATATCTTCCAAAGACGTGGAATGTGATCGCCCGTACGGCCTGGCTCTACGGCCACAGCCTTGATGGCGAGAGCAACCGTCAGGCCCGTGAGCGGGCTAACAAGGCTGCCCAGCATCTGCATGAGGCTGCAGCTGACGGGAAGGTGTACCTTGCCGCGCATGGCTGGTTCAATCGCATGTTGAGACCGGCCATGGCGCGTATCGGCTGGGTCTGCGTGCGCGATGGTGGCGACAATTACTGGAGCTACCGCATCTACGAATATCGCGGGAAATCTTGA
- a CDS encoding exodeoxyribonuclease VII small subunit, with protein MSDQTVTDIEKMSFEQALRELETIVRQLEGGEVELEKSIEIYERGAKLKSHCEARLKAAELKIEQIVQGPDGKPTTESASFE; from the coding sequence ATGAGCGATCAGACAGTGACAGACATCGAGAAGATGAGCTTCGAGCAGGCCCTGCGGGAGCTTGAGACCATTGTACGCCAGCTGGAAGGCGGCGAGGTCGAGCTTGAGAAGTCCATCGAAATCTATGAACGTGGGGCGAAACTGAAATCGCACTGCGAAGCCCGGCTGAAAGCGGCAGAGCTCAAGATCGAGCAGATTGTCCAGGGCCCGGATGGCAAACCCACAACCGAAAGCGCAAGCTTCGAGTAA
- a CDS encoding polyprenyl synthetase family protein, whose product MEFETRLTEIADKVTVALDQLIPPAQGPEADLMRAMRHAALANGKRMRPFYVIETGALFDADHKALLRTAAALECVHTYSLVHDDLPCMDDDDLRRGQPTVHKAFDEATAVLAGDALLTLAFKILASDETHNDPAVRLRLIERLADASGATGMVGGQMIDMLQEASPRDLNTITRMQRLKTGALISYSVEAGAIVGGASANAKHALAGFAQDLGLAYQIADDLLDATGDQEVVGKTLRSDEAAGKANFVTILGIEGARERINLLAAQARQHLDFFRGRANILLQSVDYVLDRTR is encoded by the coding sequence ATGGAGTTCGAGACGCGCCTGACCGAGATCGCCGACAAGGTAACGGTCGCGCTGGATCAGCTCATTCCGCCTGCGCAGGGGCCAGAGGCTGACCTGATGCGGGCGATGCGGCACGCAGCCCTCGCCAACGGCAAGCGGATGCGCCCCTTCTACGTGATTGAGACGGGCGCGCTGTTCGATGCCGACCATAAGGCGCTCCTGCGGACGGCTGCGGCGCTCGAATGTGTCCACACCTATTCGCTGGTCCATGACGATCTTCCCTGCATGGATGATGACGATCTGCGCCGGGGCCAGCCGACCGTGCACAAGGCTTTCGACGAAGCGACCGCCGTCCTCGCTGGCGATGCGCTGCTGACGCTCGCCTTCAAGATCCTCGCCAGCGACGAGACCCACAACGACCCGGCTGTGCGCCTACGTCTGATTGAGCGTCTCGCTGATGCGTCCGGCGCGACCGGCATGGTCGGCGGCCAGATGATCGACATGCTGCAGGAAGCAAGCCCCCGCGACCTCAACACGATCACCCGCATGCAGCGCCTCAAAACCGGCGCGCTCATTTCTTATTCGGTTGAAGCGGGGGCCATCGTCGGCGGTGCGAGCGCCAATGCCAAGCACGCGCTTGCTGGATTTGCGCAGGACCTCGGTCTCGCCTACCAGATTGCAGATGACCTTCTCGACGCCACGGGTGACCAGGAGGTTGTCGGAAAAACGCTGCGCAGCGACGAAGCCGCCGGCAAGGCGAACTTTGTGACCATTCTGGGGATTGAGGGCGCGCGCGAACGCATAAATCTTCTTGCAGCACAGGCTCGCCAGCACCTCGATTTTTTCCGTGGTCGCGCCAATATCCTGCTGCAATCGGTTGATTATGTTCTGGACAGGACACGCTAA
- the dxs gene encoding 1-deoxy-D-xylulose-5-phosphate synthase: MSLPAKTRLLDTINSPADLKSRSREDLKQIADELRAEVIDAVSGTGGHLGAGLGVVELTLAIHAIFDTPSDKLIFDVGHQCYPHKILTGRKDRIRTLRQGGGLSGFTKRDESEYDPFGAAHASTSISAGLGFAKSRDLQEKDNKVVCVIGDGAMSAGMAYEAMNNAGSDLSDMLVILNDNDMSIAPPVGAMSHYLSKLVSSRSYRGLRKFAKSIAKPIGLESQARKAEEYLRGFAMGGTMFEELGFYYVGPIDGHDLDVLLPVLENCKAMETGPVLLHVVTQKGKGYEPAENSADKYHGVAKFNVVTGEQQKSAGGPPAYTKVFAKALIEEARRDDKIVGITAAMPGGTGMDLFEQEFPERMFDVGIAEQHAVTFAAGLAADGMKPFAAIYSTFLQRGYDQVVHDVAIQRLPVRFAIDRAGLVGADGPTHAGSFDIGFLGALPGMVCMAAADEAELVNMVRTAVEIDDRPSAFRYPRGNGIGIELPAQPKALEIGKGRIVREGSTIALLSFGARLQECLKAAEMLAAQGLSCTVADARFAKPLDEELVNRLAREHEVLLTVEEGARGGFGAFVLHHLAETNAFDNGLKVRTLHLPDIFQDQDKPEIMYAQAGLDAHSIATRAIDALGRGDMREIDRFARA, from the coding sequence ATGAGCTTGCCTGCGAAAACCCGCCTTCTTGATACGATCAATTCCCCGGCTGATCTGAAGTCTCGCTCACGCGAGGATCTGAAGCAGATTGCTGATGAACTGCGTGCGGAAGTGATCGACGCAGTGTCCGGCACTGGCGGTCACCTCGGTGCAGGTCTCGGCGTGGTTGAGCTGACGCTTGCCATTCACGCCATTTTCGACACGCCATCCGACAAGCTCATCTTTGACGTCGGTCACCAGTGCTATCCCCATAAGATCCTGACGGGTCGCAAGGACCGTATCCGCACGCTTCGCCAGGGCGGCGGGCTTTCCGGCTTCACCAAGCGCGATGAGAGCGAATACGACCCGTTCGGCGCCGCTCACGCGTCGACGTCCATTTCGGCTGGCCTCGGTTTCGCGAAATCGCGCGACCTGCAGGAAAAGGACAACAAGGTCGTCTGCGTCATTGGTGACGGCGCCATGTCCGCCGGCATGGCCTATGAGGCGATGAACAATGCAGGCTCTGACCTGAGCGACATGCTCGTCATCCTGAACGACAATGACATGTCCATTGCGCCGCCGGTCGGCGCGATGAGTCATTACCTGTCGAAGCTCGTTTCCTCGCGCTCCTATCGGGGGCTGCGCAAGTTTGCCAAATCCATCGCCAAGCCGATCGGTCTGGAAAGCCAGGCCCGCAAGGCTGAGGAATACCTTCGCGGCTTCGCCATGGGCGGCACGATGTTCGAGGAGCTTGGTTTCTACTATGTCGGCCCGATCGACGGCCATGACCTCGACGTGCTCCTGCCAGTGCTTGAGAACTGCAAGGCAATGGAAACCGGCCCGGTCCTGCTTCACGTCGTGACGCAGAAGGGCAAGGGGTATGAGCCGGCCGAGAACTCCGCCGACAAGTATCACGGCGTCGCAAAGTTCAATGTCGTCACAGGCGAGCAGCAGAAATCCGCCGGCGGTCCGCCTGCCTACACGAAGGTCTTCGCAAAGGCCCTGATCGAGGAAGCGCGCCGCGACGACAAGATTGTCGGCATCACGGCTGCCATGCCGGGCGGCACAGGCATGGACCTGTTCGAGCAGGAATTTCCTGAGCGCATGTTCGATGTCGGTATCGCCGAACAGCACGCTGTGACCTTCGCTGCCGGTCTCGCCGCTGACGGCATGAAGCCGTTCGCAGCGATCTATTCGACCTTCCTCCAGCGCGGCTATGACCAGGTCGTCCACGATGTGGCGATCCAACGTCTTCCGGTCCGCTTCGCGATTGACCGTGCCGGTCTCGTCGGTGCCGACGGCCCGACCCATGCTGGCAGCTTCGATATCGGTTTCCTCGGCGCACTGCCGGGCATGGTCTGCATGGCCGCGGCCGATGAAGCCGAACTGGTGAACATGGTCCGCACGGCTGTCGAGATTGACGACCGGCCGAGCGCCTTCCGCTATCCACGCGGCAATGGCATCGGCATTGAGCTTCCTGCCCAGCCGAAAGCACTCGAGATCGGCAAGGGCCGTATCGTGCGCGAAGGCTCCACGATTGCGTTGCTGTCCTTCGGTGCACGCCTGCAGGAATGCCTGAAAGCGGCTGAAATGCTCGCTGCGCAGGGCCTTTCCTGCACCGTGGCGGATGCACGCTTCGCCAAGCCTCTGGATGAGGAGCTGGTGAACCGTCTGGCCCGCGAACACGAAGTGCTCCTCACCGTGGAAGAAGGCGCGCGCGGCGGTTTTGGCGCGTTCGTGCTGCATCATCTCGCGGAGACAAATGCCTTCGATAACGGCCTCAAGGTCCGCACGCTTCACCTGCCGGACATCTTCCAGGATCAGGACAAGCCAGAGATCATGTATGCGCAGGCAGGCCTCGATGCACACAGCATCGCGACCCGTGCAATCGATGCTCTCGGGCGTGGTGATATGCGTGAAATCGACCGCTTCGCGCGCGCCTGA
- a CDS encoding acyl--CoA ligase, translating into MAADAAPAWPAMTIAQANEMLAQPGTPLAVAEGEINGVTMRYYPEAPPTLRFLVEASQAHGERTFLVYENERVTFNAHWRAVSHFAHVLKSEFNVQKGDRVAIIMRNYPQWPVAFFAALSIGAIATPMNSWWTGEELEYGLQNAGVKVAVVDPQIFERMREHMSGLSDLEAVIIARETEEERNNPRVHNFESFIGEPNSWADLENKGLPEIDLGPDDDATIMYTSGTTGKPKGALATHRAVISNFLNSMTCQARMFLRRGEQPPEPDPNEQRATLLSIPFFHATGSFAVLIPTLLRGDKIVSMYKWDAGKALPIIEAEKISTIGGVPAIAWQVLEHPDRDKYDLSSILAVSYGGAPSAPELVATIKKRFPEAMPGNGWGMTETCATATLNIGEDYVHRPTSAGAPPKAVELKVVSPDGDTLPPGEVGELWCKSPANCKGYWNRPDATAETFKDGWVVTGDLARLDEDGFLFLVDRAKDMLIRGGENIYCIEVENALYDHPAVMDASVVGIPHKVLGEEVGAVVQLKPGKSVTQDELRAHVASQLAAFKVPVEIKFQDEPLPRNANGKILKPALREQFTPRS; encoded by the coding sequence ATGGCCGCTGATGCCGCACCCGCCTGGCCTGCAATGACTATTGCGCAGGCGAATGAAATGCTTGCCCAGCCAGGAACGCCGCTTGCCGTTGCAGAAGGCGAGATTAATGGCGTGACCATGCGCTATTACCCTGAGGCGCCGCCGACGCTCCGTTTCCTCGTGGAGGCGTCGCAGGCGCATGGCGAGCGTACCTTCCTCGTCTATGAGAATGAGCGCGTGACCTTCAACGCACATTGGCGGGCCGTCAGCCATTTCGCCCATGTCCTGAAGTCCGAGTTCAACGTGCAGAAGGGCGACCGCGTCGCCATCATCATGCGCAACTATCCACAATGGCCGGTTGCCTTCTTCGCGGCGCTCAGCATTGGCGCAATCGCAACGCCAATGAACTCATGGTGGACCGGCGAGGAGCTTGAATACGGCCTCCAGAATGCCGGCGTGAAGGTCGCGGTCGTCGATCCGCAGATCTTTGAGCGCATGCGTGAGCACATGTCTGGCCTCTCTGATCTGGAAGCCGTCATCATCGCGCGCGAAACCGAAGAAGAGCGCAACAATCCGCGCGTCCACAATTTCGAGAGCTTCATTGGTGAGCCGAACAGCTGGGCCGACCTTGAGAATAAAGGCCTTCCTGAAATCGATCTCGGCCCGGATGATGACGCGACCATCATGTACACGTCCGGCACGACAGGTAAGCCCAAGGGCGCGCTGGCGACCCACCGCGCCGTCATCTCGAACTTCCTCAACTCCATGACCTGTCAGGCGCGCATGTTCCTGCGCCGCGGTGAGCAGCCCCCCGAGCCGGATCCGAACGAGCAGCGCGCGACGCTTCTTTCCATCCCATTCTTCCATGCGACCGGCTCATTCGCCGTTCTCATCCCCACGCTGCTGCGCGGTGATAAGATCGTCAGCATGTACAAATGGGATGCAGGCAAGGCGCTGCCGATCATCGAAGCGGAGAAGATCTCCACCATTGGCGGCGTGCCGGCCATTGCATGGCAAGTGCTCGAGCACCCGGACCGCGACAAGTATGATCTCTCCTCGATCCTCGCCGTTTCCTATGGCGGTGCGCCGTCTGCGCCAGAGCTTGTCGCGACGATCAAGAAGCGCTTCCCGGAAGCCATGCCCGGCAATGGCTGGGGCATGACAGAGACGTGCGCCACAGCGACCCTGAATATCGGTGAAGACTATGTCCACCGCCCGACCAGCGCGGGCGCCCCGCCGAAAGCGGTCGAGCTGAAAGTCGTCAGCCCGGACGGCGACACCCTGCCGCCAGGCGAGGTTGGTGAGCTTTGGTGCAAGAGCCCGGCAAACTGCAAGGGATACTGGAACCGCCCGGATGCAACCGCCGAGACCTTCAAAGATGGCTGGGTTGTCACCGGCGACCTGGCCCGCCTCGATGAGGACGGTTTCCTCTTCCTCGTCGACCGCGCCAAGGACATGCTGATCCGCGGCGGTGAGAACATCTACTGTATCGAGGTCGAGAACGCCCTTTATGACCACCCGGCGGTCATGGACGCATCTGTTGTCGGCATTCCGCACAAGGTGCTGGGTGAGGAAGTTGGCGCCGTGGTCCAGCTGAAGCCCGGCAAGTCCGTGACGCAGGATGAGCTTCGCGCGCACGTCGCCAGCCAGCTCGCGGCCTTCAAGGTCCCGGTGGAGATCAAGTTCCAGGATGAGCCGCTTCCGCGCAACGCCAATGGCAAGATCCTGAAGCCGGCCCTGCGAGAGCAGTTTACGCCGCGCAGCTAG
- a CDS encoding aldo/keto reductase produces the protein MTDRKIGDTMVWPIGLGCMNLSHAYGPPTALEEASALLNGALDQGCNFLDTATIYGAGTNEELIASSIGHRRNEYFLASKCVLAVKDGKRVLDARPESIKAACDASLKRLNTDVIDLYYMHRPDPNVPIEDSVGALSELVDAGKIRFVGLSEMGAGLVRRAHAVHPIAALQTEYSLWVRNPEIAVLELCKELDIAFVAFSPVGRGFLADPPYDPANMQDGDMRRLFPRFSAENYPGNLALLEQARSLASEVGCTVAQLALAWLLAKGDHVLPIPGTTRTDHLKDNIEAGRITLPAHIVEQLDAHFTPQSAVGPRYAPPMQATVDTERFEFERDEA, from the coding sequence ATGACGGACCGCAAGATTGGTGACACGATGGTCTGGCCCATCGGGCTTGGCTGTATGAACCTCAGCCATGCCTATGGGCCACCAACGGCACTCGAAGAGGCCTCGGCCCTGCTCAACGGCGCACTCGATCAGGGCTGCAACTTCCTCGACACGGCAACGATTTACGGCGCCGGCACGAATGAGGAACTGATTGCATCCTCAATCGGTCATCGGCGCAATGAGTACTTCCTCGCCAGTAAATGCGTGCTGGCGGTGAAGGATGGCAAGCGCGTGCTCGATGCGCGCCCAGAGTCGATCAAGGCGGCTTGCGACGCCAGCCTGAAGCGGCTCAATACGGACGTCATTGATCTCTATTACATGCACCGCCCGGACCCGAATGTGCCGATCGAGGACTCGGTCGGCGCGCTGTCTGAGCTAGTTGATGCAGGCAAGATCCGCTTCGTCGGTCTCAGCGAGATGGGGGCAGGGCTGGTGCGCCGGGCACATGCCGTGCACCCGATTGCCGCGCTTCAGACTGAGTATTCACTCTGGGTCCGCAATCCGGAGATTGCCGTGCTGGAGCTCTGCAAGGAGCTCGACATCGCCTTCGTGGCCTTCTCGCCAGTCGGCCGCGGCTTCCTTGCGGACCCGCCCTATGATCCGGCGAATATGCAGGACGGCGATATGCGCCGGCTCTTCCCGCGCTTCTCAGCGGAGAATTATCCCGGCAATCTCGCTTTGCTTGAGCAGGCACGCAGCCTCGCCTCGGAAGTCGGCTGCACCGTGGCGCAACTCGCGCTCGCCTGGCTGCTGGCGAAGGGAGATCACGTCCTCCCGATCCCCGGTACGACGCGTACAGATCACCTGAAAGACAATATCGAAGCAGGCCGCATCACGCTCCCGGCGCATATTGTTGAACAGCTCGATGCGCATTTCACGCCGCAGTCAGCGGTCGGTCCGCGCTATGCACCGCCAATGCAGGCAACGGTGGATACCGAGCGGTTCGAATTTGAGCGGGACGAGGCCTGA
- a CDS encoding DUF938 domain-containing protein has protein sequence MSGDQDDIGSSGKSVALEARNTGEDGRRYSPSAARNGEAIGDVLAANMPIDGQILEIASGTGEHGARFVERFPELRWTYSDLDEISMASQAAWVTHAKAGDRLSGPVRIDASEENWGEAERPGSFDGIFCANMVHIAPFEAAEGLVKGAGRLLKPGGKLMLYGPFAQDGEIAPSNAAFSEDLKRRDQSWGVRDLVQEVLPLAVRAGLTLETIVDMPANNLSVIFRKG, from the coding sequence ATGTCAGGCGACCAAGACGATATCGGCTCCAGCGGCAAATCCGTCGCGCTTGAGGCCCGCAATACCGGCGAGGACGGACGGCGCTATTCGCCATCGGCTGCGCGAAACGGCGAGGCGATCGGTGACGTGCTCGCCGCGAATATGCCGATTGATGGCCAGATTCTCGAAATCGCGTCCGGCACCGGTGAGCATGGCGCCCGGTTTGTTGAGCGTTTTCCAGAGCTTCGCTGGACTTACTCAGATCTCGACGAGATCAGCATGGCCAGCCAGGCCGCATGGGTGACGCACGCCAAGGCGGGTGACAGGCTTTCTGGTCCCGTCCGTATCGATGCTTCGGAGGAGAATTGGGGCGAAGCTGAGCGCCCGGGGAGCTTTGACGGCATCTTCTGCGCCAACATGGTCCACATCGCGCCGTTTGAAGCTGCCGAAGGCCTCGTCAAAGGGGCCGGGCGTCTTCTGAAGCCGGGCGGCAAGCTCATGCTCTACGGGCCATTTGCGCAGGATGGTGAAATCGCGCCGTCCAATGCTGCCTTCAGCGAAGACCTGAAGCGCCGCGACCAGAGCTGGGGCGTGCGCGACCTTGTGCAGGAAGTCCTGCCACTGGCCGTGAGGGCTGGCCTGACACTTGAGACCATCGTCGACATGCCCGCCAATAATCTGAGCGTCATTTTCCGCAAGGGATAA
- a CDS encoding zinc transporter ZntB, which translates to MSEPSATPLIHGFEFDSDGGVKRLSWEDVKSAPAERPGVYRWLHLNRLSPEVRDWLTGTSGIDDVIDASLLQEDTRPRCIRHGSGLLVNLRGVNLNEGSQPEDMIAIRIWMTENVVVSLRAFHIRAAQDLRDQIMAGDVPESTGAIITFIAARLTDRIEPIVAELDSQADDFEDELLQPGASLPKTALANFRRKVLALRRYIIPQREALSHLAREGEGILSQGDVLHLREIGDRVTRIGEELDAIRERSLVLQEQVVEERAERMNQRLFVLAIISAVFLPLGFVTGLFGVNLGGMPGAASPLGFTILCVIMGAVTAGLLLLFRRMRWL; encoded by the coding sequence ATGAGCGAACCGTCCGCCACGCCGCTTATTCATGGCTTTGAGTTCGACAGCGATGGCGGCGTTAAACGCCTGAGCTGGGAGGACGTAAAGTCTGCCCCGGCCGAACGCCCCGGCGTCTATCGCTGGCTCCACCTCAACCGGCTGTCGCCAGAGGTGCGCGACTGGCTGACCGGGACGAGTGGCATCGACGATGTCATCGACGCTTCTCTGCTTCAGGAGGATACGCGCCCCCGCTGCATCCGGCACGGCTCCGGCCTGCTCGTCAATCTGCGCGGTGTGAACCTCAATGAGGGCTCACAACCAGAAGACATGATCGCCATCCGCATCTGGATGACCGAAAATGTCGTCGTGTCGCTGCGGGCCTTCCACATCCGCGCAGCTCAGGATCTGCGCGACCAGATCATGGCGGGCGACGTGCCGGAATCGACTGGCGCGATCATCACCTTCATCGCGGCCCGCCTTACCGACAGGATCGAACCAATCGTCGCTGAACTCGACAGCCAAGCTGACGATTTCGAGGACGAATTGCTGCAGCCGGGCGCCAGCCTGCCGAAGACAGCGCTTGCAAACTTCCGCCGGAAAGTACTGGCGCTGCGCCGTTACATCATCCCCCAGCGTGAGGCGCTCTCACACCTTGCGCGAGAGGGTGAAGGCATCCTCTCGCAGGGCGACGTGCTTCACCTGCGCGAAATTGGCGACCGGGTCACACGTATTGGCGAAGAGCTAGATGCCATCCGTGAGCGCTCTCTTGTCCTTCAGGAACAGGTCGTCGAGGAACGCGCCGAAAGGATGAACCAGCGCCTGTTTGTGCTGGCGATCATCTCGGCCGTCTTCCTGCCGCTGGGATTTGTGACGGGTCTGTTCGGCGTGAACCTTGGCGGCATGCCAGGTGCGGCGAGCCCGCTAGGCTTTACGATCCTTTGCGTGATCATGGGCGCCGTCACCGCTGGCCTGCTTTTGCTGTTCAGGCGCATGCGCTGGCTCTAA
- a CDS encoding acetyl-CoA acetyltransferase — MAKGSMPVLVGVGQSMSEWDGTKGPDGAPSPLSLAVTASKAAIEDAGIEASAIDTLTFVRIFEDSVRGAKHPHGHNTNLPGTLARDIGAKPARLIYSDVGGQSPQALANEMANRIYEGELDVALVAGSEANRASKGALKNKVEINWTDSDDADYEDRGLGGEMLSRAEIKHGLIAPAFFYALFENAIAAREGRTRSGQREAMAKLFHPFSRVASKNEYSQFPVERSEEFLATPSPKNYEFADPFLKWHIAQDAVNQGAAILIMSEEKADELGVAKDKRVYLHGGGEASDDLLSLRPKIDGSWAMETAISRALEQAGRTSGGIAYFDLYSCFPCAVFSSTAAMGIDPFTDERPLTLTGGLPFFGGPGNNYSMHGLAEMAHKLRDEAGAFGLVLANGGWMTKEAVGVWSTTRPDAYKPVAPSAKPTEQVELDPQPDGGTVESYTVVHGRDGPQHGVIFGRTDEGKRFLAVADPAALDRLREEESPVGARVTTRTEGEVTHFSFA; from the coding sequence ATGGCTAAAGGGTCAATGCCGGTACTGGTCGGCGTCGGACAATCGATGAGCGAATGGGACGGCACCAAGGGCCCGGATGGCGCGCCATCGCCGCTCAGCCTCGCCGTCACGGCATCAAAAGCCGCCATCGAGGATGCAGGCATCGAAGCCTCCGCCATCGACACGCTGACCTTCGTGCGGATCTTCGAAGACTCTGTGCGCGGCGCAAAGCACCCACACGGCCACAACACCAACCTGCCCGGTACGCTGGCGCGCGATATCGGCGCAAAGCCAGCCCGCCTCATCTATTCGGATGTTGGCGGCCAGAGCCCGCAGGCCCTCGCCAACGAAATGGCCAACCGCATCTATGAAGGCGAACTTGATGTCGCGCTGGTCGCAGGCTCCGAAGCCAACCGCGCGTCCAAGGGTGCGCTGAAGAACAAGGTCGAGATCAACTGGACCGATAGCGACGACGCCGACTACGAAGACCGCGGTCTTGGCGGCGAGATGCTGTCGCGCGCCGAGATCAAGCACGGCCTGATCGCACCGGCCTTCTTCTACGCCCTGTTCGAGAATGCGATTGCCGCCCGCGAAGGCCGCACCCGGTCTGGCCAGCGCGAAGCCATGGCAAAGCTTTTCCACCCCTTCTCGAGAGTCGCGTCGAAGAATGAGTACTCCCAGTTCCCAGTGGAGCGTTCGGAAGAGTTTCTCGCGACCCCGTCGCCGAAGAATTACGAGTTCGCTGACCCATTCCTGAAATGGCATATCGCGCAAGATGCGGTGAACCAGGGCGCCGCCATCCTTATCATGTCCGAGGAGAAGGCAGATGAGCTGGGCGTCGCCAAGGACAAGCGTGTCTATCTCCATGGCGGCGGCGAGGCGAGCGACGACCTTCTCTCGCTCCGTCCAAAGATTGACGGCTCCTGGGCGATGGAAACCGCTATCTCCCGCGCGCTTGAGCAGGCAGGCCGCACCTCTGGCGGCATCGCCTATTTCGACCTTTATTCCTGTTTCCCATGCGCTGTCTTCTCGTCGACGGCGGCCATGGGCATTGACCCGTTCACCGATGAGCGTCCCCTGACACTGACGGGCGGGCTCCCCTTCTTTGGCGGGCCGGGCAACAACTACTCCATGCATGGCCTTGCGGAAATGGCGCACAAACTGCGTGATGAAGCAGGCGCCTTCGGCCTCGTCCTCGCCAATGGTGGCTGGATGACCAAGGAAGCGGTCGGTGTCTGGTCCACCACGCGGCCGGATGCCTACAAGCCAGTCGCGCCGTCGGCAAAGCCAACCGAGCAGGTCGAGCTTGATCCGCAACCAGATGGCGGCACGGTGGAAAGCTACACGGTGGTGCATGGCCGCGATGGCCCGCAGCATGGCGTCATCTTCGGGCGGACCGACGAAGGCAAGCGTTTCCTCGCTGTCGCAGATCCGGCCGCGCTAGACCGCCTGCGTGAGGAAGAAAGCCCCGTCGGCGCGCGCGTTACGACCCGAACGGAAGGTGAAGTCACACATTTCAGCTTTGCGTGA